Proteins encoded within one genomic window of Actinoplanes octamycinicus:
- a CDS encoding GntR family transcriptional regulator encodes MASEHHTDRRAARVSARSTAAQARDMLRDAILRGAYLPGERLVEAQVCERLRASRFTVRAALQDLAAEGLVEVQRNRGAQVRKVSMAEAVEITEVRMVVEGLIAARAAERVTPEQATELDEIAVLMRRAVDAGEYRRYSDLNVRLHALIRQIAAHRTADRIVETLRGQLVRHQYMVSLLPGRPQTSLPQHERIISAIRDHDPKAAETAMRDHIASVIEALRSMDYLGGV; translated from the coding sequence ATGGCGTCTGAGCACCACACCGATCGGCGGGCGGCGCGGGTGTCCGCTCGCAGCACGGCGGCCCAGGCCCGCGACATGTTGCGCGACGCCATCCTGCGCGGTGCGTACCTGCCCGGTGAGCGCCTGGTCGAGGCGCAGGTGTGCGAGCGGTTGCGGGCCAGCCGGTTCACCGTGCGCGCGGCCCTGCAGGACCTGGCCGCCGAGGGCCTGGTCGAGGTGCAGCGGAACCGGGGCGCCCAGGTGCGCAAGGTGTCGATGGCCGAGGCCGTCGAGATCACCGAGGTGCGGATGGTGGTGGAGGGACTGATCGCCGCGCGGGCCGCCGAGCGGGTCACGCCGGAGCAGGCCACCGAGCTCGACGAGATCGCCGTGCTGATGCGCCGGGCTGTCGACGCGGGTGAGTACCGGCGTTACAGCGACCTCAACGTCCGCCTGCACGCCCTGATCCGGCAGATCGCCGCGCACCGGACCGCGGACCGCATCGTCGAGACCCTGCGCGGCCAACTGGTCCGCCACCAGTACATGGTGTCGCTTCTCCCGGGCCGCCCGCAGACCTCGCTCCCGCAGCACGAGCGGATCATCTCCGCCATCCGCGACCACGACCCGAAGGCCGCCGAGACCGCCATGCGCGACCACATAGCCAGCGTCATCGAGGCCCTCCGCTCGATGGACTACCTCGGCGGCGTCTGA
- a CDS encoding HAMP domain-containing sensor histidine kinase encodes MSWGPVRWWRARTLHARLSLLVAVAVGAAMVAVAGGAWVAVREIQRHQVAQELTSDAAAIAANPQQWLATESSRSRELWGGGEHGDGDGGRGPGRGGRPHGEIGPCWQILDATGTPSGGSRTTLPVTDTAKQIAAGSSRQPAQETITLGPDDYLMLTVPLSGGGAVQVGMDSDPSERVLAAFALLLALGCAAGIAGAAFLGRTVARAGLAPVERLTSAVEDVAVTQDLDHPIDVHGVDEIARLGRSVNAMLAAIEASRRAQRTLVEDAGHELRTPLTSIRTNVELLLELERRPELAHRLPPEERAKLLADLDAQVRELATLTTELVELSREEATRETAEPVDLADVVAAAVARVRIRAPGLTYDTVLEPATVVGRPGELERMVVNVLDNAAKWSPPGAAIDIRLTAAEPGWALLTVADSGPGIAEEDLPHVFDRFYRATAARSMPGSGLGLAIVAQTATQHGGTVTAAPGEEGGTVVTLRLPT; translated from the coding sequence GTGAGCTGGGGTCCGGTGCGATGGTGGCGGGCGCGCACCCTGCACGCGCGGCTGTCGCTGCTGGTCGCGGTCGCGGTCGGGGCGGCCATGGTGGCCGTCGCCGGTGGCGCGTGGGTGGCGGTCCGGGAGATCCAGCGGCATCAGGTCGCCCAGGAGCTGACCAGCGACGCGGCGGCGATCGCGGCAAACCCGCAGCAGTGGCTGGCGACCGAGTCGTCGCGCAGCCGGGAGCTGTGGGGCGGCGGTGAGCACGGCGACGGGGACGGTGGGCGCGGCCCGGGCCGGGGTGGCCGGCCGCATGGCGAGATCGGGCCGTGCTGGCAGATCCTCGACGCCACCGGCACCCCGTCCGGCGGCAGCCGCACCACGCTGCCGGTGACCGACACCGCCAAGCAGATCGCCGCCGGGTCGTCCCGGCAGCCGGCACAGGAGACGATCACCCTCGGGCCGGACGACTACCTGATGCTGACCGTGCCGCTGTCCGGCGGCGGCGCGGTCCAGGTCGGCATGGACTCGGACCCCAGCGAGCGGGTGCTCGCCGCGTTCGCCCTGCTGCTCGCCCTCGGCTGCGCCGCCGGGATCGCCGGCGCCGCGTTCCTCGGGCGGACCGTCGCCCGGGCCGGCCTGGCCCCGGTCGAGCGGCTCACCTCCGCCGTCGAGGACGTCGCCGTCACCCAGGACCTGGACCATCCGATCGACGTGCACGGCGTCGACGAGATCGCCCGCCTGGGCCGCTCGGTCAACGCGATGCTCGCCGCGATCGAGGCGTCCCGCCGCGCCCAGCGCACCCTGGTCGAGGACGCCGGGCACGAGCTGCGCACCCCGCTGACCAGCATCCGGACCAACGTGGAGCTGCTCCTGGAGCTGGAGCGCCGCCCCGAGCTGGCGCACCGGCTCCCACCCGAGGAGCGGGCCAAGCTGCTCGCCGACCTGGACGCCCAGGTGCGCGAGCTGGCCACGCTCACCACCGAGCTGGTCGAGCTGTCCCGCGAGGAGGCGACCCGGGAGACCGCCGAGCCGGTCGACCTGGCCGACGTGGTCGCCGCCGCGGTCGCCCGGGTGCGGATCCGCGCCCCCGGCCTCACCTATGACACCGTCCTGGAGCCGGCCACCGTCGTCGGCCGCCCCGGCGAGCTGGAGCGGATGGTGGTGAACGTGCTGGACAACGCCGCGAAATGGAGCCCCCCGGGCGCCGCGATCGACATCCGGCTGACCGCCGCCGAGCCGGGCTGGGCGCTGCTTACGGTCGCCGACAGCGGCCCGGGCATCGCGGAGGAGGACCTGCCGCACGTCTTCGACCGCTTCTACCGCGCCACGGCGGCCCGCTCGATGCCCGGCTCCGGCCTGGGCCTGGCCATCGTCGCCCAGACCGCCACCCAGCACGGCGGCACGGTCACCGCCGCACCCGGCGAGGAGGGAGGAACGGTCGTCACCCTCCGACTCCCCACCTGA